One window from the genome of Nicotiana sylvestris chromosome 9, ASM39365v2, whole genome shotgun sequence encodes:
- the LOC104238602 gene encoding kirola-like isoform X1 has translation MGIKGKLIASMEVKCEGHSVHDIFHVNTHHIPNISPNKINVFEIHEGEIGKVGSVVSAKYNEDGREKFIKHTIEATDPQKKSVTWKVIEGDLLELYNSFTIVTSIEDQWITWTFVYEKKTEDTPEPLAFMGVVLDMTKDVEGHLLKK, from the exons ATGGGCATCAAAGGCAAGTTGATTGCTTCAATGGAGGTAAAGTGTGAAGGACACTCCGTTCATGATATTTTTCACGTTAATACTCATCATATACCCAATATAAGCCCTAATAAGATCAATGTTTTTGAGATTCATGAAGGTGAAATCGGAAAGGTTGGTTCGGTTGTTAGCGCAAAATATAACGAAG ATGGAAGAGAAAAGTTTATCAAGCATACAATTGAAGCCACCGATCCTCAAAAGAAATCAGTCACTTGGAAAGTAATTGAAGGAGATTTATTAGAATTGTATAATTCCTTCACTATAGTCACATCCATTGAAGACCAGTGGATAACATGGACATTTGTGTACGAGAAGAAAACTGAAGATACCCCTGAGCCCCTCGCTTTCATGGGCGTAGTCCTTGATATGACCAAAGATGTAGAGGGTCATCTTCTCAAGAAatag
- the LOC104238602 gene encoding kirola-like isoform X2 — MGIKGKLIASMEVKSERLVRLLAQNITKMLMIIDGREKFIKHTIEATDPQKKSVTWKVIEGDLLELYNSFTIVTSIEDQWITWTFVYEKKTEDTPEPLAFMGVVLDMTKDVEGHLLKK, encoded by the exons ATGGGCATCAAAGGCAAGTTGATTGCTTCAATGGAG GTGAAATCGGAAAGGTTGGTTCGGTTGTTAGCGCAAAATATAACGAAG ATGTTAATGATTATAGATGGAAGAGAAAAGTTTATCAAGCATACAATTGAAGCCACCGATCCTCAAAAGAAATCAGTCACTTGGAAAGTAATTGAAGGAGATTTATTAGAATTGTATAATTCCTTCACTATAGTCACATCCATTGAAGACCAGTGGATAACATGGACATTTGTGTACGAGAAGAAAACTGAAGATACCCCTGAGCCCCTCGCTTTCATGGGCGTAGTCCTTGATATGACCAAAGATGTAGAGGGTCATCTTCTCAAGAAatag